The following coding sequences lie in one Glycine max cultivar Williams 82 chromosome 19, Glycine_max_v4.0, whole genome shotgun sequence genomic window:
- the LOC102661463 gene encoding uncharacterized protein, with protein MQSDLGQKDRGKFSMKTLYLKMRCEGSNEVVWNRLFCGNPARPRALMTLWQACHGRLPTKDRLLRFGMLGDKICCFCEGPKSHDHLFFGCSVFGDVWKQVLEWIQVKHHPQEWNEELKWIIRHDKGKGHKASILKLAVTETV; from the coding sequence atgcaGAGTGATTTGGGCCAGAAGGATAGGGGAAAATTCAGTATGAAGACACTGTATCTGAAGATGCGATGTGAAGGCTCGAATGAGGTTGTGTGGAATAGACTTTTTTGTGGTAACCCTGCTAGACCTCGCGCTTTGATGACTCTATGGCAAGCCTGCCACGGTAGGCTACCCACAAAAGATCGTTTGCTAAGATTTGGAATGCTAGGTGATAAGATTTGTTGCTTCTGTGAGGGACCAAAATCCCATGATCACCTTTTCTTTGGATGTAGTGTCTTTGGTGATGTGTGGAAACAAGTCCTTGAGTGGATTCAggtaaagcatcatcctcaggaATGGAATGAAGAGCTAAAATGGATTATTAGGCACGATAAAGGAAAGGGACATAAGGCCTCTATTCTGAAGTTGGCGGTGACTGAAACTGTCTAA
- the LOC113000405 gene encoding uncharacterized protein, with protein MKRSIPEAFRGSISEGQSAKKFLEEIEQYFAKNEKAETSNLLAKLISMKYKGKGNIREYIMEMSNLASKLKSLKLELGEDLLVHLVLISLPAHFGQFKVSYNTQKDKWSLNELISHCVQEEERL; from the coding sequence ATGAAGCGCTCTATTCCAGAGGCGTTTCGAGGCTCTATTTCTGAGGGTCAAAGTGCAAAGAAATTCCTTGAGGAAATTGAGCAATACTttgcaaaaaatgaaaaggcGGAGACGAGTAACCTTTTGGCTAAACTCATCTCCATGAAGTATAAAGGCAAAGGGAACATAAGGGAGTACATTATGGAGATGTCCAATCTCGCATCAAAACTCAAGTCACTTAAGTTAGAGCTTGGTGAAGACCTGCTCGTGCACTTGGTTTTAATCTCGCTTCCTGCACACtttgggcaattcaaagtgagctaTAACACTCAGAAGGACAAATGGTCCCTCAATGAGCTTATATCTCATTGTGTGCAAGAGGAGGAGAGACTGTAA